The Magnolia sinica isolate HGM2019 chromosome 10, MsV1, whole genome shotgun sequence genome includes a window with the following:
- the LOC131257942 gene encoding protein NUCLEAR FUSION DEFECTIVE 2 yields MHSPQLFFVILLLSSFLLPSSPLSPPQESGNRLSTASGPNPLSSSPFSIALETLEKNIGYEFQSIDLLGRAMTHASYSADNNRALAILGLDVIQTAVSLRSLKENIDISAKDLNSLIVEISKEASCAAYGFRLGLQNVVRVSTKTNSSAPVVVCGAFKAVFGAVAVDTSKADDAGDVFWKVKGSHGNDTVVFDL; encoded by the exons ATGCATTCTCCTCAGCTCTTCTTCGTAATCCTTctgctttcttcttttcttctaccttcttctcctctctctcctcctcag GAAAGTGGCAACCGGCTCTCCACCGCGTCAGGACCAAATCCCCTGTCCTCGTCCCCGTTCTCGATCGCTCTCGAAACCCTTGAAAAGAATATCGG CTATGAGTTCCAGAGCATTGATCTTCTGGGCCGTGCCATGACCCACGCTTCCTACTCCGCAGACAACAACAGAGCCCTGGCTATTCTTGGCCTTGATGTCATCCAAACTGCAGTCTCGCTTCGGTCCCTCAAAGAAAACATTGACATATCTGCAAAGGATCTGAACAGTCTGATTGTTGAGATCTCCAAGGAGGCTTCTTGCGCCGCATATGGGTTCCGCTTGGGTCTGCAGAATGTGGTCAGGGTTTCTACGAAGACGAATTCTTCGGCACCTGTAGTCGTCTGTGGCGCCTTCAAAGCAGTGTTTGGCGCTGTTGCAGTTGATACGAGCAAGGCCGATGATGCTGGAGATGTCTTCTGGAAGGTTAAGGGATCTCACGGCAATGATACTGTGGTGTTTGATCTGTAA